A genomic segment from Bradysia coprophila strain Holo2 chromosome III, BU_Bcop_v1, whole genome shotgun sequence encodes:
- the LOC119079808 gene encoding uncharacterized protein LOC119079808 has product MQSIVVIPNLPNSTMNSNAKYSIKLNTILSGVYSLTCRYDNVEVELFFTKDESSKTQMDYVYFNRVQAKDGKWTTFLNELFQDQCRNQFQSNLRVYGCNIRADNYESHHDSIIKHCLQKCYKTFVSGIRVEDKPLDTSSTSSDQNDQNLSMANSPNVICETMMSAFENHLKSFKFDYTKIHSIICQKDDIKVELALTENPSPDDIFARTYVNRVREPDCKWAICLKHLWTKEFPNDSNLSRHPVYIMAITYNERTVEEEVVQNCIERCLINIKNDLPS; this is encoded by the exons ATGCAATCGATAGTTGTCATTCCTAATCTTCCTAATTCAACAATGAATTCGAACGCTAAATATTCGATTAAATTGAATACCATTCTGTCCGGAGTGTATAGTCTTACTTGTCGGTATGACAATGTGGAAGTTGAATTGTTCTTTACGAAAGATGAGTCATCAAAAACACAAATGGACTACGTTTACTTTAACAGAGTTCAAGCTAAGGATGGCAAATGGActacttttttgaatgaattgttTCAGGATCAGTGTCGGAAT CAATTTCAATCGAATCTTCGTGTCTATGGATGTAATATCCGCGCTGATAATTATGAATCACACCATGATTCAATCATCAAACATTGTCTGCAGAAGTGTTACAAAACCTTTGTTTCTGGAATAAGAGTTGAAGATAAGCCTCTCGATACATCATCTACCAGCTCAGACCAAAACGATCAAAATCTATCAATGGCAAACAGCCCAAATGTTATATGTGAAACGATGATGAGCGCATTTGAAAATCATCTCAAGTCTTTTAAGTTCGACTACACAAAAATCCATTCAATCATCTGCCAGAAAGATGACATTAAAGTTGAACTTGCATTGACCGAGAATCCATCGCCTGACGATATATTTGCTCGTACTTACGTGAACCGTGTACGAGAACCGGATTGTAAGTGGGCTATCTGTTTGAAGCATCTGTGgacaaaagaatttccaaaC GATTCTAATCTGAGCCGTCATCCTGTGTACATTATGGCCATTACTTATAACGAACGTACTGTTGAAGAGGAAGTTGTTCAGAATTGCATCGAACGTTGTTTAATCAACATCAAAAATGATCTTCCATCCTAA